A single genomic interval of Natator depressus isolate rNatDep1 chromosome 14, rNatDep2.hap1, whole genome shotgun sequence harbors:
- the FN3KRP gene encoding ketosamine-3-kinase gives MEAALKRELGTSVLRPTGHSGGGCISQGQSYDTDGGRVYVKSNSKAGARRMFEGEMESLSAILETQTVKVPKPIKVIDVPGGSTLFVMEHLEMRSLNRHSAKLGTQLADLHLHNQKLGEKLKKEGNTVGKSEGQTDIQFVDRFGFHTVTCCGYLPQVNDWQNDWVSFYARQRIQPQMDMIEKNSGDREARELWAQLQLKIPSLFCDMEIVPALLHGDLWGGNVAEDDSGPIIFDPASFYGHSEYELAIAGMFGGFSNSFYSAYHSKIPKAPGFEKRLKLYQLFHYMNHWNHFGSGYRGSSLNIMRNLVK, from the exons ATGGAGGCCGCGCTGAAGCGGGAGCTGGGCACCTCGGTgctgcggcccacgggccactCGGGCGGCGGCTGCATCAGCCAGGGCCAGAGCTACGACACCGACGGGGGCCGGGTCTATGTGAAGAGCAACTCCAAGGCGGGG GCCAGAAGAATGTTTGAGGGAGAAATGGAAAGTTTATCAGCCATCCTGGAAACACAGACAGTAAAGGTGCCCAAACCCATCAAAGTTATAGACGTGCCAGGAGGCAGCACTCTATTTGTGATGGAGCATTTGGAAATGAGGAGTCTTAACAG GCATTCAGCAAAGCTTGGGACACAGTTGGCTGATCTCCACCTTCACAACCAGAAACTTGGAGAGAAGTTGAAGAAAGAGGGGAATACTGTTG gtaaaagtgaggggcaaacaGACATCCAGTTTGTGGATCGATTTGGCTTCCATACAGTCACCTGTTGTGGCTATCTCCCACAA GTGAATGACTGGCAGAATGACTGGGTGAGTTTCTATGCCAGGCAGCGAATCCAGCCCCAGATGGATATGATTGAAAAGAATTCAGGAGACAGGGAGGCAAGAGAACTTTGGGCACAGCTTCAG CTGAAGATACCCAGTTTGTTCTGTGACATGGAGATCGTTCCTGCTCTCCTTcatggggatctgtggggaggAAATGTAGCTGAGGATGACTCTGGCCCCATTATTTTTGACCCTGCTTCCTTCTATGGTCATTCAGAATATGAACTTGCGATAGCTGGGATGTTTGGTGGCTTCAGCAACTCTTTTTACTCTGCTTACCACAGTAAAATCCCCAAAGCTCCAGGGTTTGAGAAACGACTCAAACTCTACCAGCTTTTCCACTATATGAACCACTGGAACCATTTTGGATCAGGGTACAGAGGGTCTTCTCTAAACATCATGAGAAACCTGGTAAAATGA
- the LOC141998651 gene encoding fructosamine-3-kinase-like isoform X4, giving the protein MEKLLKTELKTSILKAFGSSGGGYISRGQSYETDSGQVFVKINHKPQARKMFEGEMASLEAIQKTNTLRVPQPIKVIDLPGEGAMFVMEYLKMKNLSKHSAKLGEQIADLHLHNQKLGEKLKKEGNTVGKGAGHSEPQYVDKYGFHTVTCCGFIQQVNEWQRDWPTFFICHRLQAQMDLIEKDYGDREARELWSQLKLKIPDMFCDMEIVPALLHGDLWAGNVAEDNFGPIVFDPASFYGHSEFDLAIAGMFGGFSSSFFSVYHSKIPKAPGFEKRNKLYQLFNYINHWNHFGTEYRGSTLNIMRELLK; this is encoded by the exons atggaaaaactcctgaAAACTGAATTGAAGACCTCCATTCTGAAGGCGTTTGGGAGCTCAGGAGGAGGGTATATTAGCCGAGGGCAGAGCTATGAAACTGACAGCGGGCAAGTGTTTGTGAAAATCAATCACAAGCCTCAG GCTAGAAAAATGTTTGAAGGTGAAATGGCAAGTTTAGAGGCTATCCAGAAAACCAACACCCTGAGAGTGCCCCAGCCCATTAAAGTGATTGACCTTCCAGGAGAGGGTGCAATGTTTGTCATGGAGTACCTGAAGATGAAAAATCTCAGCAA ACACTCTGCAAAGCTTGGAGAGCAGATAGCAGATCTTCACCTTCACAACCAGAAACTTGGAGAGAAATTAAAGAAGGAGGGAAACACTGTTG GTAAAGGTGCAGGACATTCTGAACCTCAGTATGTGGATAAATATGGATTCCATACAGTCACATGCTGTGGCTTTATACAGCAG GTGAATGAATGGCAACGTGATTGGCCTACTTTCTTTATATGTCACCGACTCCAAGCTCAAATGGATTTGATTGAGAAAGATTATGGAGACAGAGAAGCAAGAGAACTGTGGTCACAGCTTAAG CTGAAGATTCCTGACATGTTCTGCGACATGGAGATTGTTCCCGCTCTTCTTCATGGGGATTTGTGGGCAGGAAATGTGGCAGAGGACAATTTTGGCCCAATTGTCTTTGATCCTGCTTCCTTCTATGGCCATTCTGAATTTGACTTAGCGATTGCTGGGATGTTTGGTGGTTTTAGCAGCTCTTTCTTCTCTGTCTACCACAGTAAAATCCCCAAAGCTCCAGGTTTTGAAAAACGAAACAAGTTGTACCAGCTCTTTAATTATATAAACCACTGGAACCATTTTGGGACAGAGTACAGAGGATCTACTCTAAATATAATGAGAGAGCTCTTAAAATAA